In Arachis stenosperma cultivar V10309 chromosome 1, arast.V10309.gnm1.PFL2, whole genome shotgun sequence, one DNA window encodes the following:
- the LOC130977108 gene encoding uncharacterized protein LOC130977108 produces MPLYTKFLKELMTRKRIWGEKETVVLTEECSAIIQKKLPQKLNDPGSFQIPCIIGDISIEKALCDLRVSINLMSLAMMKRMRIEEAKPTRMALQLADRTFKFPHGVVEDLLVKVEEFIFLANFVVLDMEAEANTSIILGRPFLTTAGAIINVQKGELVLRLHEEKMVFNVFKVMSYPKESIGECMMVDTIENLVQGVLEEEQCKKIKEKDRQGSYGELPLETMDKSIMMDKTSKMEVEAPKLELKTLPPSLKYAYLGDNNTYPVIINSSLNEEQEEELIQVLKQHKDAIWWTLADLKGINLSMYMHKILLEEGAKPSR; encoded by the coding sequence ATGCCGCTCTATACCAaattcttaaaggagctcatgaCAAGGAAGAGGATTTGGGGAGAAAAAGAGACTGTAGTGCTCACTGAAGAGTGTAGTGCCATAATACAAAAGAAGCTCCCCCAGAAATTGAATGACCCTGGGAGCTTCCAAATCCCCTGTATCATTGGGGATATAAGCATTGAGAAGGCACTATGTGATCTAAGAGTCAGCATCAACCTTATGTCCTTGGCGATGATGAAAAGGATGAGGATTGAAGAAGCAAAACCTACAAGAATGGCTCTTCAATTAGCTGACAGAACTTTCAAATTTCCCCATGGTGTGGTGGAGGATTTGTTGGTAAAAGTGGAAGAGTTCATCTTCCTAGCTAATTTTGTTGTTCTTGATATGGAAGCAGAGGCCAACACATCAATCATCCTAGGAAGGCCATTCCTAACTACTGCTGGAGCCATAATTAATGTTCAAAAAGGGGAGCTAGTCTTGAGATTACATGAAGAGAAGATGGTCTTCAATGTCTTCAAGGTAATGAGCTACCCCAAGGAATCCATTGGTGAATGCATGATGGTGGATACAATTGAAAATCTGGTTCAAGGAGTCCTAGAGGAAGAACAATGTaaaaaaatcaaagagaaaGATCGACAAGGCTCATATGGTGAGCTACCACTGGAGACTATGGACAAATCAATCATGATGGACAAGACAAGTAAAATGGAAGTAGAGGCACCAAAGTTGGAGCTGAAAACTCTGCCTCCAAGCTTGAAATATGCTTACTTGGGTGACAACAACACAtacccagtgatcatcaattcaaGCTTGAAtgaggaacaagaagaggagCTAATCCAAGTGTTGAAGCAACACAAGGATGCTATATGGTGGACACTTGCAGATCTAAAGGGAATCAATCTTTCAATGTACATGCACAAAATCCTACTTGAGGAAGGTGCAAAGCCCTCAAGATAG